In Eupeodes corollae chromosome 3, idEupCoro1.1, whole genome shotgun sequence, a single genomic region encodes these proteins:
- the LOC129951158 gene encoding uncharacterized protein LOC129951158, with translation MKSNGRTYVPETISETTSNDKYLLLLKFIDISVSSVIVGPCVIAYWRGTWELMELILFPQNAGISALISFGLGVFGHIFFTLCQNSFKKSFDPDKRRLTYYLGSRGYTAIFGIICVNMWRGAWNLCDLFTSRTSLGVIVILTLIAICLLIVTKTSRNLTAAPFVVATDQRQNYFDISTFFNTHKFHRPGLYILDTFFSAIFVGTLVVIAWRGVWESLDIVFYRKNAVISAIASLIIGYGVTLITFVLQPIFRWICGNSIGRLKLFLADTYYLMSFMGSVNVWRGIWMLLDIYLYPDSPLKSCLISHLVPFLILTFLNCVNSILVRGTAVDGDDVEFPIDYVKLHLQHQRSRKYAKKLKKDGISPVKERETLM, from the exons atgaaatccaATGGAAGAACTTATGTGCCTGAAACGATATCCGAGACAACATCAAATGACAAGTACTTGttacttttaaagtttattgaCATTTCAGTATCATCAGTGATTGTAGGGCCTTGTGTAATTGCCTACTGGAGGGGGACTTGGGAGCTGATGGAACTTATTTTGTTCCCTCAAAATGCTGGCATTTCCGCTTTGATTTCATTTGGATTAGGAGTTTTTGGCCATATTTTTTTCACATTAtgtcaaaatagttttaagaaatcgTTTGATCCTGACAAAAGGAGATTGACGTATTATTTAGGATCGCGTGGATATACGGCTATATTCGGAATTATATGTGTTAATATGTGGCGAGGTGCTTGGAATCTGTGTGACCTCTTTACCAGTAGAACCTCATTAGGTGTTATTGTAATTTTGACGTTAATTGCAATATGTCTGTTAATCGTAACCAAAACAAGTCGTAATCTAACCGCTGCTCCGTTTGTTGTCGCCACAGAtcaaagacaaaattattttgatatttcaacattttttaatactcat aaATTTCATCGCCCTGGACTTTACATTTTGGATACATTTTTCTCAGCAATTTTTGTAGGAACACTAGTCGTAATAGCATGGAGAGGAGTTTGGGAGTCCTTAGATAtagttttttatagaaaaaatgcTGTAATATCAGCAATTGCGTCGTtg attATAGGATATGGAGTTACTCTTATAACATTTGTTTTACAACCGATTTTTCGTTGGATATGTGGCAATTCAATTGGAAgattaaagctttttttagcTGATACATATTATTTGATGAGTTTTATGGGATCAGTTAATGTATGGCGTGGAATTTGGATGCTTCTGGACATATATCTATATCCAG aTAGTCCATTAAAAAGCTGTCTTATATCACATTTGgtaccatttttaattttaacatttttaaattgtgtcaATTCGATACTTGTGCGTGGGACTGCAGTTGATGGTGATGATGTGGAGTTCCCAATTGACTACGTTAAATTGCACCTGCAACACCAAAGAAGCCGTAAATAcgccaaaaaattaaaaaaagacggGATTAGTCCAGTCAAAGAACGGGAAAcattaatgtaa